A genomic region of Tamandua tetradactyla isolate mTamTet1 chromosome 2, mTamTet1.pri, whole genome shotgun sequence contains the following coding sequences:
- the ENHO gene encoding adropin, with the protein MGAAISQGALIAIVCNGLVGFLLLLLWVILCWACHSRSADIDSLSNSSPNSSPGPCPEKAPPPQKPSHEGSYLLQP; encoded by the coding sequence ATGGGGGCAGCCATCTCTCAGGGGGCCCTCATCGCCATTGTCTGCAACGGCCTTGTAGGCTTCTTGCTGCTATTGCTCTGGGTCATTCTGTGCTGGGCCTGCCACTCCCGCTCTGCCGACATCGACTCCCTCTCCAACTCCAGTCCCAACTCCAGCCCCGGCCCCTGTCCTGAGAAGGCACCCCCGCCCCAGAAGCCCAGCCATGAAGGCAGCTACCTGCTACAACCCTGA